One region of Macadamia integrifolia cultivar HAES 741 chromosome 11, SCU_Mint_v3, whole genome shotgun sequence genomic DNA includes:
- the LOC122093240 gene encoding uncharacterized protein LOC122093240 isoform X1 — MEMLDLSGIEDGADGSDNGASEKSIRVPVVGMSFKSENEAYKFYIAYARTKGFGVKKLHVERARKDGIQGEAVNRVFACVEGSRDDSNKSYRDKEVQYQDTARSDCKATMHIKKFPSGWAVTKFIEEHNHELVPSLWQLQRTCDVLIHIAKDSKDRCNVAMDCLKEAIHKCSRIEVRSNADPDMNQVGALNSQQESTRFINFDHNSFSDPARTKGWPASSKPKAWYDRHPSKNRNKCGNCDDLGHNLRTCPLPLNPQRSKTWKPATWPANSTPKELYDEAKNRNKCGNCDGLGHNMRTCPLPPNPQRDKSSKASTPATSKPKAWYDQVNNHNKGGNCDGGLDHNLRTCPSPLNPESSKSQKRHATQSPSNVQGFASDHCQGEPRNDLGIDSWRAGLFATQAALQPPSATGCHPRNN; from the exons ATGGAAATGTTGG AcctttcaggaattgaagatgGGGCTGACGGTTCGGATAATGGAGCAAGTGAGAAATCCATTCGGGTACCCGTTGTTGGTATGTCATTCAAGAGTGAGAATGAGGCTTACAAGTTTTATATTGCATATGCAAGGACAAAAGGCTTCGGTGTGAAAAAGTTGCACGTGGAACGTGCTCGTAAGGATGGCATCCAGGGTGAGGCCGTTAATCGAGTTTTTGCTTGTGTTGAGGGGTCGAGAGATGATAGTAACAAGAGTTACAGAGATAAGGAGGTCCAGTATCAGGATACAGCAAGGAGCGATTGCAAAGCTACCATGCATATTAAGAAATTCCCTAGTGGTTGGGCCGTCACAAAGTTTATTGAGGAGCATAATCATGAACTTGTTCCAAGTCTATGGCAATTGCAGCGTACCTGTGATGTACTTATTCATATTGCTAAAGATTCAAAAGATAGATGCAATGTTGCAATGGATTGCCTTAAAGAAGCCATTCATAAATGTTCTCGTATTGAAGTGAGGTCCAATGCTGATCCTGATATGAATCAAGTGGGTGCATTAAATAGCCAACAAGAGAGTACTAGATTCATAAATTTTGACCATAATAGCTTCTCTGACCCGGCAAGGACAAAAGGGTGGCCAGCCTCCTCCAAACCTAAAGCATGGTACGATCGACACCCATCCAAGAACCGCAACAAGTGTGGGAACTGTGACGACCTTGGTCATAACTTGAGGACATGCCCCTTG CCTCTAAACCCACAACGTTCGAAGACTTGGAAACCGGCAACATGGCCGGCTAACTCAACACCCAAAGAATTGTATGATGAAGCCAAGAACCGCAACAAGTGTGGGAACTGTGACGGACTTGGTCATAACATGAGGACATGCCCCCTG CCTCCAAACCCACAACGTGACAAGTCTAGCAAAGCCTCAACACCAGCCACATCAAAACCCAAAGCATGGTATGACCAAGTCAATAACCACAACAAGGGTGGGAACTGTGATGGTGGACTTGATCATAATTTGAGGACATGCCCCTCG CCTCTAAACCCAGAATCTAGCAAGTCTCAGAAACGCCATGCAACACAGTCCCCCTCAAATGTGCAAGGCTTTGCTTCAGACCATTGCCAAG GAGAACCAAGAAATGATCTTGGGATTGATTCTTGGAGAGCTGGGCTTTTTGCAACACAAGCTGCATTGCAACCTCCCTCAGCAACAGGTTGCCACCCCAGGAACAATTAA
- the LOC122093240 gene encoding uncharacterized protein LOC122093240 isoform X2: protein MEMLGIEDGADGSDNGASEKSIRVPVVGMSFKSENEAYKFYIAYARTKGFGVKKLHVERARKDGIQGEAVNRVFACVEGSRDDSNKSYRDKEVQYQDTARSDCKATMHIKKFPSGWAVTKFIEEHNHELVPSLWQLQRTCDVLIHIAKDSKDRCNVAMDCLKEAIHKCSRIEVRSNADPDMNQVGALNSQQESTRFINFDHNSFSDPARTKGWPASSKPKAWYDRHPSKNRNKCGNCDDLGHNLRTCPLPLNPQRSKTWKPATWPANSTPKELYDEAKNRNKCGNCDGLGHNMRTCPLPPNPQRDKSSKASTPATSKPKAWYDQVNNHNKGGNCDGGLDHNLRTCPSPLNPESSKSQKRHATQSPSNVQGFASDHCQGEPRNDLGIDSWRAGLFATQAALQPPSATGCHPRNN from the exons ATGGAAATGTTGG gaattgaagatgGGGCTGACGGTTCGGATAATGGAGCAAGTGAGAAATCCATTCGGGTACCCGTTGTTGGTATGTCATTCAAGAGTGAGAATGAGGCTTACAAGTTTTATATTGCATATGCAAGGACAAAAGGCTTCGGTGTGAAAAAGTTGCACGTGGAACGTGCTCGTAAGGATGGCATCCAGGGTGAGGCCGTTAATCGAGTTTTTGCTTGTGTTGAGGGGTCGAGAGATGATAGTAACAAGAGTTACAGAGATAAGGAGGTCCAGTATCAGGATACAGCAAGGAGCGATTGCAAAGCTACCATGCATATTAAGAAATTCCCTAGTGGTTGGGCCGTCACAAAGTTTATTGAGGAGCATAATCATGAACTTGTTCCAAGTCTATGGCAATTGCAGCGTACCTGTGATGTACTTATTCATATTGCTAAAGATTCAAAAGATAGATGCAATGTTGCAATGGATTGCCTTAAAGAAGCCATTCATAAATGTTCTCGTATTGAAGTGAGGTCCAATGCTGATCCTGATATGAATCAAGTGGGTGCATTAAATAGCCAACAAGAGAGTACTAGATTCATAAATTTTGACCATAATAGCTTCTCTGACCCGGCAAGGACAAAAGGGTGGCCAGCCTCCTCCAAACCTAAAGCATGGTACGATCGACACCCATCCAAGAACCGCAACAAGTGTGGGAACTGTGACGACCTTGGTCATAACTTGAGGACATGCCCCTTG CCTCTAAACCCACAACGTTCGAAGACTTGGAAACCGGCAACATGGCCGGCTAACTCAACACCCAAAGAATTGTATGATGAAGCCAAGAACCGCAACAAGTGTGGGAACTGTGACGGACTTGGTCATAACATGAGGACATGCCCCCTG CCTCCAAACCCACAACGTGACAAGTCTAGCAAAGCCTCAACACCAGCCACATCAAAACCCAAAGCATGGTATGACCAAGTCAATAACCACAACAAGGGTGGGAACTGTGATGGTGGACTTGATCATAATTTGAGGACATGCCCCTCG CCTCTAAACCCAGAATCTAGCAAGTCTCAGAAACGCCATGCAACACAGTCCCCCTCAAATGTGCAAGGCTTTGCTTCAGACCATTGCCAAG GAGAACCAAGAAATGATCTTGGGATTGATTCTTGGAGAGCTGGGCTTTTTGCAACACAAGCTGCATTGCAACCTCCCTCAGCAACAGGTTGCCACCCCAGGAACAATTAA